A stretch of Penaeus vannamei isolate JL-2024 chromosome 18, ASM4276789v1, whole genome shotgun sequence DNA encodes these proteins:
- the LOC113828452 gene encoding uncharacterized protein — translation MPLPRASCLLLLSFAFVSVEGHGRLMQPPSRSSAWRYGFDTPVNYNDNELFCGGFGIQYGENGGKCGVCGDNWADPQPRDNEAGGTYGTGLIVANYTKGQELTIEVELTKSHLGYFEFRLCVNNDPSKIITDECLDENLLEMADGSGTKFYIESYEVNWKYPKVKLPDQVVCTQCVLQWHYRAGNSWGDCGDGTSALGCGDQEIFRGCADIGIY, via the exons ATGCCCCTCCCCCGCGCCTCCTGCCTTTtgctcctctccttcgccttcgtcAGCGTCGAGGGACACGGCCGCCTCATGCAACCGCCCAGCAGGTCGTCCGCCTGGAGATACGGCTTCGACACGCCcgttaattacaatgataacgagCTCTTCTGTGGAGGCTTCGGG ATCCAGTACGGCGAGAACGGCGGCAAGTGCGGCGTCTGCGGCGACAACTGGGCCGACCCGCAACCCCGCGACAACGAGGCTGGAGGAACGTACGGGACGGGGCTCATCGTTGCCAACTACACCAAGGGGCAG gaACTAACCATCGAGGTGGAGCTGACCAAGAGCCACTTGGGCTACTTCGAGTTCCGCCTCTGCGTGAACAACGACCCCTCCAAGATCATCACGGACGAGTGCCTGGACGAAAACCTGCTGGAGATGGCTGACGGATCCGGCACCAAGTTCTACATCGAGTCCTAT gaAGTAAATTGGAAATACCCGAAAGTGAAGCTTCCTGACCAAGTCGTATGCACTCAGTGTGTGCTTCAGTGGCACTACAGGGctg GCAACTCCTGGGGCGACTGCGGAGACGGCACCTCCGCTCTGGGCTGCG